The following are from one region of the Tachysurus fulvidraco isolate hzauxx_2018 chromosome 15, HZAU_PFXX_2.0, whole genome shotgun sequence genome:
- the LOC113639465 gene encoding BAH and coiled-coil domain-containing protein 1 isoform X9 has product MESRDFGAPTHLLSERGALVHRAASRITSSGHGTVQHAAAFPPGKYYPSHLPMSTHSGSGLMGNSSASFMGTFLASSLGSSPSHPPHPSRPPSSPSSPPCRGGPHSTASQIWFPHSHEAAPGYPRFSGSLAHTFLPISHLDHHANSGVLYGQHHFYDTQKENFYLRSLPSQPPLISANHSIPPMSRTEPGNTQVSCSRDTGSAVNLHKSLKEASIDKGMVSGTKDKERPSSKHDSKDRHSHNQHPQPQHLHSHQPQHHSHHPSTMDNLNAMERHKASLLMEYKDHSQSMSKPLSACLLNGKMQNGDSRAEVGSKGSMPSCGGESMGRGPGDSTNAQARHMGNSSTGRCTKEAVSGEMRISEQPPPDCVERGQVLHQSLSYSVPPPLPVGSATGGGHPGSFHCLQFHTGHPHHTQHPHHSHHSHHHPDFFCPPPPAPITNSSLHEKGVGSSGAREPKATRPTFVPSVGHLGEKAGGPFQLGNPECQGVAGGGSSTKEKAMEKTSGGVGHSGNWHRKHQEHQHQQQQPAPQKQHPYRKAEKAPDWMHNNDHHLQQQQQSHPRQHQAVRSHSADCINGIDTEVYRSALTQEPKTGHLLTHLSNVNPQSFRDCSHSGSTPNSSPLAKTISQQGPGSGGGSCSMQREGQKVARIRHQQHGRTGSGAPSAELGQTSNSQEMKRKMDMSPYGYNNSSQHHSHQQSPVPPWAMHPHHIHLEEDQRRVYMESVSGPASVRQQPHQHQSAGMGPPPAPAQNQQEVLGPQGEGSAMKNLLKYSNQQQPLLLSQKTPFGGLGSIKMGPNSTNCTLQSVKTTLPSRKVITSESERHDCGGRSREIGEVAHGEGEVRQPPVGIAVAVARQKEPTCRPPDNHPSSCQGRIHSGMKGASRPMYPTDSSREEDRKRMNGEHMGISGGHPCLDREQESFIRDNKERVEFARIHPSNSCRGDIPSHLMVPSGTSLQSGQLGDPAAHAHSAHHHWMPRTASPSLWMTGHSYGISHTSLHQNLPPGFSATMPAPLQPVLPLPQDPSAQLVVLPTEPTSHPATHHLDVMEQPGLWPPVYRARGPPSHMQHPAVYSRSQFLRQQELYALQQHQQLQHQQHPGHQQLPQPPQQHRGAHSIEPQHRNTHNQMQKKPEDHGACAVDLQDILSEPRNPKATKSYTFGSSNRATSPPRASAAHMSPCCQSPCMHPHPKSTPSTPCPVPSPAATVPCSPAISPAPSQLPNITETQDKRAKGQPPQDYPQTMEPDLPPGYSYPAITMGYRSGPSSQDVQLAEPAELEAIPVEPVEHAPAPMSSIGEGPECHAIVRPITESQLPLDKKSEEEQAQEQAQAALEQNGEPDTVGCSVPVEHEQAQGEAAMLSCHPEESSVCEAAPCPGSWLEEAVHKDSTIVCQEDGDLLEKENVVSELNAQTATVPEHTCVPLNPADLQPSTGTEVVAKEIEKEAQEEDCVQIISPPSSPTSLTPFSQPIVPSYWSLELLIAAAFCGDCPPPSPPVSTTSQGCAVPFYSSTYGMELLSELADLERQQEHHSTDKNEGQEQLIFDLQSFATLAVARALELDSKANSIADAVKQCPAKRTLNLRRKCNWTPRHEPVCPVKGGMDAIDSQELAIRVRLADLQRRYKEKQKELVKLQRKHDHQKEETPRSPARRGPGRPRKRKSNGLGPMAPPESQKKVKSVGVVLLTEESGRGGGDLMKKRRLSNRSFGRLGAVQVKMQSSQKSSLHEHHITQLKSKTAVSKTIRERETLGSSHLYTSQRSPKADSRLSNMTANESEGQSDTGSGDSGTQESWKGLMNSKKKSEAALNRLSACVQQPQAKGQDATEEGETFAEDTESSEQEEEEAEGSYNIDASHIMKVPPSRELPSSSILKDPSPSSVVKLEVNQKAKNKRERQELYGSQLWSNAEGEVKVKKRPHCRSVPDNTTKTLGVRRRPGRPRLQEKLWAGHYRKPAGLLSFSSTSERLRRATRKSSMLRGVLSKKSCWSTVVQSPQSDDTCKRRTRFRQSKGRAVSRLLESFAADDGFQLGGDSSFSDEDEENSSSSTRRSPAPPNCILTKDMLIEGLKILISKEDELLYAARVRTLDLPDIYSIVIDGERGNRPRIYSLEQLLQEAVLDVRPETEAVLTEGTRVCAFWSERSRCLYPGYVRRGGSNDECKPGGVMVEFDDGDRGWISLRNIRLLPPGYQIHYTESSPTLVSSGRLDKLVSCQDGRSSQIARSSEKTTNTEEAKTTEKPIRKPGRPKGSGMKRFASDSVSKTSSSPLTWPSLAQPRKRSSVNLFQLNGSASKKTMKNREAVFPHPSVSVTSSAKCIFNSRSFEVDSFSSIANGYSSFCSQTSGMPVDGRSSPYGQGRKSEESDIPRGRKNEFLIKLDHEGVMNPKNKSSKAMLMLGGSGFGSKGIGASPKPEAYSHPVLLVKDKRKGDSSRAELLPIQRKPSPTLLMSKHGDMGLSCHRDCHSSYSDMDEEDEEEEERRRRSDSVLGPASGGMRMAGRFLPHLSVSSSSSGSSSSSSSGSISSSSICSSDNDSSYSSEDDENSTLLLQSCLTPHHSLLHPHKAPTGPTQHSFVAKAMAVSSTKGGNVDSAVRKPLKRKECLSSSTKPSKDLVKRQKLLADHSRPKLSSCMPARQLWRWSGNPTQRRGLKGKARKLYFKSIVRGRDTVHVGDCAVFLSAGRPHLPYIGRIESFWETWSSSMVVKVKWFYHPEETNLGKSLHDGKHALYQSCHEDENDVQTISHKCQVVSRKEYELLSRNRKPGSSLQDLYYQAGTYDPTSGQLLTADGMSILC; this is encoded by the exons CAGCCCCAGGGTACCCACGCTTCTCAGGAAGTCTAGCCCACACATTCCTTCCTATAAGTCATTTGGATCACCATGCCAACAGTGGGGTTCTCTATGGTCAACACCATTTTTATGACACCCAAAAAG AAAACTTCTACTTGAGAAGCCTTCCTTCCCAACCTCCACTCATTTCAGCCAATCACAGCATTCCGCCCATGTCAAGGACAGAGCCAGGGAACACCCAGGTTTCTTGCAGTAGAGACACAGGAAGCGCTGTAAACTTGCACAAGAGTCTTAAGGAAGCCAGTATAGACAAAGGCATGGTCTCAGGAACAAAGGACAAAGAAAGGCCCAGCAGTAAGCATGATTCAAAAGATCGCCACTCCCATAACCAACATCCGCAACCCCAGCACCTCCACTCACACCAGCCTCAACACCATTCTCATCACCCTTCCACTATGGACAACTTGAATGCCATGGAGAGGCACAAAGCTTCCTTACTTATGGAGTACAAGGACCATTCACAGAGCATGAGTAAACCTCTTAGTGCCTGTCTACTTAATGGAAAGATGCAGAATGGAGACTCTCGGGCTGAGGTTGGGTCCAAAGGATCCATGCCTAGTTGTGGAGGAGAGAGCATGGGTAGGGGTCCTGGAGACTCAACAAATGCACAAGCCAGACACATGGGTAACAGCAGTACTGGGCGCTGTACTAAAGAAGCTGTGAGTGGTGAGATGAGAATCAGTGAGCAGCCCCCTCCTGACTGTGTAGAAAGGGGTCAGGTGTTACATCAGTCGTTGTCCTACTCTGTGCCTCCTCCTTTGCCTGTGGGCTCAGCAACTGGTGGGGGGCATCCAGGCAGCTTTCACTGTTTACAGTTCCATACTGGTCATCCACATCACACCCAACACCCACACCACAGCCATCACTCCCACCATCACCCGGATTTTTTCTGCCCCCCTCCTCCTGCCCCAATAACCAATTCTTCCTTACATGAAAAGGGGGTTGGCAGCAGTGGGGCAAGAGAACCCAAAGCAACCAGACCCACATTTGTACCATCTGTGGGCCACCTTGGGGAGAAAGCTGGAGGTCCCTTTCAACTGGGAAACCCTGAATGTCAGGGTGTGGCTGGTGGGGGAAGCAGTACCAAAGAAAAGGCAATGGAAAAGACAAGTGGGGGTGTGGGGCATTCTGGGAACTGGCACCGAAAACATCAGGAGCATCAACATCAACAGCAGCAGCCTGCACCACAAAAGCAGCATCCCTACCGAAAAGCAGAAAAAGCCCCTGACTGGATGCACAACAATGATCACCACttacagcaacagcagcagagCCATCCTCGGCAGCATCAGGCTGTGCGCTCTCATAGTGCAGACTGCATCAATGGCATAGACACAGAGGTGTATAGATCCGCTCTGACACAGGAGCCCAAAACTGGCCATCTGTTAACTCATCTTAGTAATGTTAATCCACAATCCTTTAGGGATTGCTCACATTCTGGGTCAACTCCAAACTCCTCACCCCTTGCAAAGACCATATCGCAGCAAGGGCCTGGTTCTGGAGGTGGGAGCTGCTCCATGCAGAGAGAAGGCCAAAAGGTAGCCCGTATCCGCCACCAGCAGCATGGCAGAACAGGTTCAGGTGCTCCCTCAGCAGAGCTGGGGCAGACCAGTAACAGTCAAGAGATGAAGCGGAAAATGGACATGTCTCCGTATGGTTATAATAACAGTTCACAGCATCATTCACATCAGCAATCACCTGTGCCACCATGGGCAATGCACCCCCATCATATCCACCTGGAGGAGGATCAGCGCAGGGTTTACATGGAGTCTGTCAGTGGACCTGCCAGCGTTAGGCAGCAGCCCCATCAACACCAGTCGGCTGGAATGGGTCCCCCACCTGCTCCTGCACAGAACCAGCAGGAGGTTTTGGGTCCACAGGGAGAGGGTAGTGCCATGAAAAACCTTCTTAAGTATAGCAACCAGCAGCAGCCTCTTCTTCTGTCCCAGAAAACCCCATTTGGTGGACTGGGAAGCATCAAAATGGGACCTAACAGCACAAACTGCACCTTGCAGTCTGTCAAAACAACCCTGCCTTCCAGGAAAGTCATAACCAGTGAGAGTGAACGCCATGACTGTGGAGGACGAAGCAGGGAGATTGGGGAAGTAGCTCATGGTGAGGGGGAGGTGCGGCAACCTCCTGTGGGTATCGCAGTTGCTGTGGCGCGGCAGAAAGAACCAACTTGCAGACCTCCTGACAACCATCCAAGCAGCTGCCAGGGTCGGATCCACTCTGGTATGAAAG gcGCTTCACGGCCCATGTATCCCACAGACTCATCCAGAGAGGAGGACAGAAAGAGAATGAATGGGGAACACATGGGCATCAGTGGGGGTCATCCATGCCTGGACAGAGAGCAAGAATCATTTATCAG GGACAACAAGGAAAGGGTTGAATTTGCAAGGATCCATCCCTCCAATAGTTGTCGTGGTGACATTCCCTCTCATTTGATGGTGCCTAGTGGAACGTCCCTTCAGTCAGGCCAATTGGGAGACCCTGCTGCACATGCACACTCGGCACACCACCACTGGATGCCTCGCACAGCAAGTCCTTCCCTTTGGATGACAGGCCATTCCTATG GAATAAGCCACACCAGTCTCCACCAGAATCTTCCCCCTGGTTTCTCTGCAACTATGCCTGCTCCACTCCAGCCTGTATTGCCCCTGCCTCAGGACCCTTCCGCCCAGCTAGTTGTGTTACCTACTGAGCCTACTTCCCATCCAGCCACGCATCACTTAG ATGTGATGGAGCAGCCGGGTCTATGGCCTCCAGTGTACAGGGCCCGGGGGCCTCCCTCCCACATGCAGCATCCCGCTGTGTACTCTCGCTCCCAGTTTCTAAGGCAACAAGAACTGTATGCACTCCAGCAACATCAGCAGCTGCAGCATCAGCAACATCCTGGCCATCAGCAACTGCCTCAACCACCACAGCAACACCGAGGAGCACACAGCATAGAGCCTCAGCACAGAAATACTCACAACCAG ATGCAGAAGAAACCTGAGGACCATGGTGCATGTGCTGTGGACTTACAGGACATCCTCTCTGAGCCCAGGAACCCCAAAGCTACCAAGTCGTATACCTTTGGCTCTTCGAACAGGGCTACATCGCCACCCAGGGCCTCTGCCGCACACATGTCGCCATGTTGTCAGTCACCATGTATGCATCCTCATCCAAAAAGCACACCCTCCACCCCTTGCCCTGTCCCAAGTCCTGCTGCTACTGTGCCCTGCTCCCCTGCTATTAGCCCAGCTCCATCACAGCTACCCAACATAACAGAAACTCAGGACAAGAGAGCAAAGGGCCAGCCACCACAAGACTACCCTCAGACTATGGAACCAG atcTTCCACCAGGATACAGCTATCCTGCAATCACCATGGGATACAGAAGTGGGCCCTCATCACAGGATGTACAACTAGCTGAACCAGCTGAGCTCGAAGCCATTCCAGTTGAGCCAGTTGAGCATGCTCCAGCCCCTATGTCCAGTATTGGGGAAGGGCCAGAGTGCCATGCAATAGTAAGACCCATCACAGAGTCTCAGCTGCCACTGGATAAAAAGAGTGAGGAAGAGCAGGCACAAGAGCAGGCACAAGCTGCACTGGAGCAGAATGGAGAGCCGGATACAGTGGGCTGCTCTGTGCCTGTGGAACATGAACAAGCACAGGGAGAGGCAGCAATGCTCAGTTGCCATCCTGAAGAGTCATCAGTCTGTGAAGCAGCACCGTGTCCCGGTAGCTGGTTAGAGGAAGCAGTACATAAAGACTCGACCATAGTCTGTCAGGAGGATGGTGACCTTCTTGAGAAGGAAAATGTTGTTTCTGAGCTGAATGCACAGACGGCCACAGTTCCCGAACACACATGTGTTCCACTTAATCCAGCTGACCTCCAACCCAGCACAGGCACTGAGGTAGTGGCAAAAGAGATAGAAAAGGAAGCTCAGGAGGAAGACTGTGTCCAAATTATCTCTCCTCCATCATCTCCTACCAGTCTCACTCCATTCTCACAGCCAATTGTGCCAAGTTATTGGAGCCTGGAGCTCCTGATTGCCGCCGCTTTCTGCGGCGACTGCCCTCCCCCCTCCCCACCTGTTTCCACCACTTCTCAGGGCTGTGCTGTCCCCTTCTATTCCAGTACATATGGCATGGAGCTCCTCAGTGAGCTGGCTGATCTGGAGCGCCAACAGGAACACCACAGTACAGACAAAAATGAAG GACAAGAGCAACTGATATTTGACCTCCAGAGTTTCGCTACCTTGGCAGTGGCTCGTGCCCTGGAGTTGGACTCCAAGGCAAACAGTATTGCAGATGCTGTGAAGCAGTGTCCAGCCAAAAGAACCCTAAACCTGCGGCGAAAATGCAATTGGACTCCTCGCCATGAGCCT GTGTGTCCTGTGAAGGGTGGTATGGATGCTATAGACAGTCAGGAATTGGCTATACGAGTGAGGCTGGCAGATTTGCAACGACGCtacaaagagaaacagaaggagTTAGTCAAGCTTCAGAGGAAGCATGACCACCA GAAAGAGGAGACTCCTCGAAGTCCTGCACGTCGGGGCCCTGGACGACCACGAAAGCGGAAATCAAACGGTCTAGGGCCCATGGCTCCCCCTGAATCCCAAAAGAAAGTCAA GTCTGTGGGGGTGGTGCTACTGACAGAGGAGTCAGGAAGAGGAGGTGGGGATttgatgaagaagaggaggctGTCCAACAGGAGCTTTGGTCGTCTTGGAGCTGTACAG GTTAAGATGCAGTCCTCTCAAAAGAGCAGCCTCCACGAGCACCACATAACACAGCTGAAGTCCAAAACTGCTGTCAGTAAAACCATCCGGGAGCGAGAAACCTTGGGGTCTTCTCACTTGTACACTTCTCAGCGCAGCCCAAAAGCAGATTCCAGACTCTCTAACATGACGGCCAACGAGTCTGAAGGCCAAAGTGACACAG GAAGTGGAGACAGCGGCACTCAGGAGAGCTGGAAGGGCCTGATGAATAGTAAGAAGAAAAGCGAGGCAGCTTTAAATCGACTTTCAGCCTGTGTGCAGCAGCCTCAGGCCAAAGGACAGGATGCAACAGAGGAAGGGGAAACCTTTGCAGAGGATACAGAGTCCTCTGAGCAAG AAGAGGAGGAAGCAGAAGGCAGTTACAACATCGATGCAAGCCATATCATGAAAGTCCCACCCTCCAGGGAGCTCCCATCCAGCTCCATCCTAAAAGACCCCTCCCCTTCCTCTGTTGTGAAACTGGAAGTCAATCAGAAGGCAAAGAATAAAAGAGAACGGCAGGAGCTGTATG GGTCCCAACTTTGGTCGAATGCAGAAGGTGAGGTGAAAGTAAAGAAAAGGCCCCACTGCAGGTCAGTGCCAGACAATACAACTAAGACCTTGGGGGTGAGGAGGAGACCAGGTCGTCCAAGACTACAGGAAAAGCTGTGGGCCGGTCACTATCGGAAACCTGCAGGCCTCTTGTCTTTCTCCAGTACCAGCGAGAGGTTGAGGCGAGCCACACGGAAGAGCTCCATGCTCCGTGGAGTGCTTAGCAAG AAGAGTTGTTGGTCAACTGTGGTCCAGTCTCCTCAGAGTGATGACACCTGTAAACGGCGGACCAGATTTCGACAG tctaaaGGGCGCGCAGTCAGTCGTCTATTGGAAAGCTTTGCAGCAGACGATGGCTTCCAGCTGGGTGGAGACAGCAGTTTCtctgatgaggatgaggagaacTCTTCGTCAAGCACCAGACGTTCTCCCG CTCCTCCAAACTGTATACTGACCAAAGACATGCTGATTGAAGGACTGAAAATCCTCATCAGTAAAGAAGATGAGCTTCTGTACGCCGCCCGTGTGAGAACTCTAGATCTGCCTGACAT cTACAGCATTGTTATcgatggagagagaggaaacCGCCCCAGAATCTACTCCCTGGAGCAGCTCTTGCAGGAAGCA GTTTTGGATGTGCGTCCTGAAACAGAGGCAGTGCTGACCGAGGGGACGAGAGTGTGTGCCTTCTGGAGTGAGCGCTCACGATGTCTTTACCCAGGCTATGTGCGCAGGG GTGGCTCTAATGATGAGTGTAAGCCAGGTGGAGTGATGGTAGAGTTTGATGATGGGGACAGAGGATGGATCTCTCTCCGTAACATTCGTCTCCTTCCACCTGGATACCAGATTCATT ATACTGAGTCCAGTCCAACTCTGGTTTCCAGTGGTCGATTAGACAAGTTAGTTTCATGTCAGGATGGAAGAAGCTCACAGATTGCAAGATCCTCTGAGAAAACAACTAACACAGAGGAAGCCAAAACCACAGAAAAGCCAATAAGAAAACCAG GGAGACCTAAAGGTTCAGGAATGAAGAGGTTTGCCTCTGATAGTGTCTCCAAAACCTCATCATCTCCCCTTACCTGGCCATCATTAGCTCAGCCTAGAAAGAGGTCATCTGTCAATTTATTTCAACTTAATGGTTCAGCATCCAAGAAGACAATGAAGAACAGAGAGGCAGTGTTTCCTCATCCTTCAGTCTCTGTGACATCATCAGCCAAATGCATCTTCAATAGCAGGTCTTTTGAGGTGGACTCTTTCAGTAGTATTGCTAATGGCTACTCATCTTTCTGCAGCCAGACATCTGGCATGCCTGTAGATGGCAGAAGCAGCCCCTATGGGCAGGGCAGAAAGTCTGAGGAATCGGACATTCCTCGAGGAAGGAAAAATGAATTCCTGATCAAGCTGGATCACGAAGGAGTAATGAATCCCAAAAACAAGAGCAGCAAGGCTATGCTAATGTTAGGAGGTTCTGGATTTGGATCTAAAGGTATAGGTGCTTCACCCAAGCCTGAAGCATATTCCCACCCAGTTCTGTTGGTAAAGGACAAACGGAAGGGAGACAGTTCTCGGGCAGAGCTCCTACCAATCCAGAGAAAGCCATCCCCAACTTTGCTAATGAGCAAGCATGGAGACATGGGCCTTAGTTGCCACAGGGACTGTCATAGCTCTTATTCAGACATggatgaggaagatgaagaagaagaggaaaggaggagaagaagtgATTCAGTTCTGGGCCCAGCCTCTGGTGGCATGAGGATGGCTGGTCGTTTTCTCCCCCACCTCTCTGTTTCCTCATCTTCTTCAGGGTCATCTAGCTCTTCTAGTTCAGGTTCTATTTCCAGTTCCAGCATCTGCTCATCTGACAATGACTCCTCCTATAGTTCTGAGGATGATGAGAACTCCACACTGCTCTTACAGAGCTGCCTAACACCACATCACTCCCTGCTCCATCCCCATAAAGCTCCAACTGGACCCACACAGCATTCATTTGTGGCCAAAGCTATGGCTGTCTCTAGCACCAAAGGTGGGAATGTTGACAGTGCTGTCCGCAAGCCCCTAAAGAGGAAAGAGTGCCTCAGTTCATCCACCAAACCATCCAAAGACCTGGTCAAGAGACAAAAGCTTCTGGCTGACCATAGCAGGCCCAAATTGTCTTCTTGCATGCCAGCAAGGCAACTGTGGAGATGGTCCGGGAATCCCACACAG AGACGTGGGCTAAAAGGGAAAGCACGTAAGCTCTACTTTAAGTCCATAGTCCGGGGCAGGGACACAGTGCATGTAGGAGACTGTGCAGTGTTCCTGTCAGCTGGTCGTCCCCACCTACCCTACATTGGCCGCATTGAGAGCTTCTGGGAGACCTGGTCTAGCAGCATGGTAGTCAAGGTCAAGTGGTTCTACCATCCTGAAGAGACCAATCTTGGCAAGAGTCTTCATGATGGCAAG CATGCCCTCTATCAATCATGCCATGAGGATGAGAATGACGTGCAGACAATCTCTCATAAGTGCCAGGTTGTGAGCCGTAAGGAATATGAGCTTCTGAGCCGCAACAGGAAGCCTGGTAGCAGCCTTCAGGATCTCTACTACCAGGCTGGTACCTATGACCCCACCAGTGGCCAGCTGCTCACTGCAGATGGAATGTCTATTCTCTGCTAG